The Sorangiineae bacterium MSr11954 DNA segment GCCCTCGCCCGGCTCCGGGGTCTTCCAGATGGAGGGCATGTCGGCCGGGGGCCAATCGGTGTCGCCGCCGCCGGCCTTGGAGGTGTCGAGCACGTGGGCGGGCTTGACGGCGGCGCCCTCGGCGAGCACGTCGCTCTTGTCGCTCGCGCCATGCAGCTTGAAGGCTACTTGCTTGGCCGCGTCGCGGACGGCGAACACTTTGTCCTCGAGCCACGCGATGGGCGCAGGGCCGATCCAGGGGATGGCCCGCACGGTGTCGACCGCCCAAAAGACGAACCGCTTGGGGAGGTGCGGGACGGCCTCGGCCCGGAGCGCGGGGGTCGGCGTTTCGACCTCACCGCGTGCGAGGTCGAGGCTCGCGTGCTCCGTCGCTTCGCCCTGCAGGCGATCGATGCGCAGGTGACGTTCGTCGATGGCCAGGCCGATCGCGCGCGCGGGCGGATCGAGCGTGACATCGATGCGGCCCACGCCGTCGCCGCTGCCCGTCTGCTGCAGGTTCGTGAGGAACATCATGGCGCGGTCGGTCCAGCCGGCGGGCGCGCGTGCGCCGTCTTTTGCGAGATCGAGCACGCTGATGCTCTGCTCTTGTCCGTACGCCAAGGTGGCGAAGGCCGCGCGCTGTCCGTGGACGACCAGGGCGTGATCGTCGCCGAGCGGGGTCGACGTCAACGCGTACGGGGTTCGCACGGCCAGAGGCCGGCCCTCGGGGGTGAGGCGAACGCGGGCGCGGTACACGTCGCGCGGGGCGCCGGTCGATGCGCTACCGAGGAAGAGGGCCCATCGTCCGAGGAGGTAGTCGGCGAGGATGCCGTTCGAAGGTTCCCAGCGCACGTCGTGCGGGTCGACCACCCCTCTGCGGGTGCTCTCCGCGCCGGGGATGGCGTCGCCCAGCATGGCGGCCAAGGCCTTCGGGTCGTGCTCGGCAGGCGATTGGCCCAGGGCGGCCACGAGAAGGGCCGCAAACGCGGTCACCGCGCCAAGCCGGCCCGTAAGCCGGAGGAGCGCCGCTTGCCGAAGCGTGCGCGGCGTACGCGGCATACGAGAAAGAGCTACATCCGAGGAGAGAGGAGTACGACCCACGTTTACCCTGGAACGCTAGACGGGTAATGGGGTCTTCCCCCGGGGTCAAGTTTGCTCGATCTCGGGCGCATCCGGCGAGTCTGCCGTGACCGTGACCAGGGAAGCCATGGCCGGCGGGAGGGGTGACGTGACGTCGAACTTGGCCACACCGGGCGCGCCGGTGAACGCGATGCGCGAGGCGTGCAGGGCGTGGCGACCCAGCGAGCGGATTTCGGCCCCGCCATAGAGCACGTCGCCCGCGAGCGGGTGATCGATGGCGGCGAAGTGCGCGCGGATCTGATGGCGCAGAGCCCGCGAGACGGTGACCTCCACCAGCGCCCATGGGCTGCCGCGCTGGACGACCCGGTAGAACGTGGACGCCGGGCGCGGCGCATAGCGCATGACGTCGCGCGGGTGGATGCAAGGATAGACGCGGCGCTGATCCTTCGGATGGTTCGCGATGGGGAACTCGATGGAGCCCTCGTCTGGGAGATCGGCGCTGGCGCAGAGGAGCAGGTAGCGCTTCTCGATGCGATCCTCCTTGAGGGCGGCGCGCAGGACCTCGAACGCCTCTTTGGTGCGCGCCACCAGCACGAGCCCGGAGGTGTCGGTGTCGAGCCGGTGCACGAGGCCGGGCTCGCGCGCGGAGTAGCCGATGCCCGCGAGCTCCGGATAGCGGCCCACGAGGGCGTTCGCGAGCGCTCCGGTCTCGCCCGCGCGAAGGGGCGCGGTCGGCTGGCCCGCGGGCTTGTCGACCACCAGCACGCCCTCGCCTTCGAAGCCGACCAAGAGCGGTTCGTCGGGGGTGGCCTCGGCGGGGCTGTCGGCGTCGGACACCTGGGTGGTGTCGATGGCGATGACATCGCCGGTGGCGACGGTCGCCCCTTTGGGACGGCGCTTTCCATTGACCCGAACGGCTCCACCTTCGATGGCTCGCTTGAGACGGGCGCGCGAGAGGCCGGTGGCCAGCTGGGCGGCAGCGCGGTCGAGACGTTCGCCGTTCAATCGTTCCGGTACCGTGAATTCACTGTTCGCTTCGTTGGCGTTCTTCTCGACCATGGCGGGGGGCAGACCGTATCACGTTCCGCGCCCCGCCAGGGCCCACGCCTGCAAGGTGACCAGATCCGACTCCATGAGAAACGGCGCCACTTCATCCAAGGTGCCCACGCGGCTATGCGAAACGCCGAGCCTTTGGCAGGCGGCCTTCGCCACCGCGGCCACGATGGGGTGGGGCGATTGCACGAGCGCGATGAGCTCATTGGCGAGGCCGCGGGCGTCCAGTTCGGCCGCGACGATGGCCGCGAAGGGCCGGGGATCGACGCGCCGCTCGGTGCGATCGCGCAGAATGTTCCGCAGAGTGTCGAGGGTGCGCAGGCTCGCGACCCGCGAGGTGATGCGCCGGTAACCCGCGGCCTCGAGCCCGAGACGCGCCGACGCCGACGAGGTTTGCACGTACGCGCGCGCGGCACGAAGCAGCGGCTCGCAGTCGGGCTCCTCGGGGCCGCGGCCCGCTTGCGCGCCGTCGAGATCGAGCGCGATGGAGTGCGCGGCCTCGCTGGCGTACGCATCGAGGTGCACGGTGAGGCGCTCGAGCGGCACGGCGCCGGGCGTGTGGCCCATGAAGCGCTCGCGCGGCGTTTCGATCACCACGTAGCTCCAGAGCGCCGAGTCCGTCGCTTGATCGCGGCCGAACGTGGTCTCGATGTGCACGCGGGTGATGCCGGCCCAACGAAGGATGCGCGGATGATCGTGGTGCTCGACGAGCAACCCCCACGGGACGATGGCCATCGGTACGCTTCGCGCCGCGATGCGCGGCACGCGAAGCCCCCAACGCAAACGCTGCATCGAGTACGCCGCCGTCGCCAAGGCGACGAGCCCCGACGCAAATGCGCCCCGGGGCCCGAAGGTATGCCATATGCCTGCCCCCACCCCGGCCCCGGCCGCAACCACGCCTCCCAGCAGCCCGAGACCGTGCCGCGGGCCGGGAAAGAACCCGACATAGCGAAAATCCGGTGCGGGAGCGAGCATCCCCATGGATCCTTGATCTTAACGCTCTTGCTACCCTGGAGCACGAAGGTGCCTCGCCTTTGGCGGGGGCCGGCGCTTACCTTGTACTTTGACGGACCGGAGGCTCTTTGTTCTGCACGACATGCGGCGCGGATCTGAGCGCGTGGGTGAGAGGCCCAGCCGGACCTCCATCCACCGGTCCAGCCTCCGTGATACGCTTCTGCCCGCATTGCGGTGCAGCTCTGCCGGACCGAGCGTCTCGCACCTCCGCCCCCGGCGTCGTGGAGCCGCGAAGCTCGGGGGCAGGCGTCCCGGGGCCGCGAAGCTCGGGCGCGCTCAGCTCGGGCACCGGTGCTCCCAGCTCCGGCTCGGAGACGCGCGTTTCCACGCCGTCGTCGTGGGAAGAGCGCCCGCCGGTTTGGGCGCAGCACCCCGCGCGCACCTCCGCGACGCCGCAGTCGTTCATGCCGCCGCAGCCGGCAACGCCACCGCAGAGCGCTGCACCGCAGGGCGCACCGCCGCAATCGTTTACGCCACCGCAGAGTGCTGCACCGCAGGGCGCGCCGGCGCACGGTGCCCCACCGCAGAGTGCGGCGCCGCCGATGCAACACACCGGCACACGGCCGATCCCCGCATCGCTCCCGCAGCAGGCCACCCCGCCTCCATTCGCCGTACGATCACCGCAGCCCGCTACCCCACCGCAGAGCGCGGCACTCGTCCCCCAGCAGGCGCAGATCGCAGCACCGTCCCAACCCGTACCACCGCCTGTGGGAACACATCCGATACCCGCCTCTTCGTCGGAGGTCCGCTACGCCCCCATTGCGCTGGGCGCCACCTTGGAGCGCGGCTATGGGCGCATCGTCATCGATGGGCGGGTCGGTGAAGGCGGCATGGGCATCGTCTGGCGCGGCTGGCTCTTTTACACGCCCACCGGGCCACGAGGCACGGAGCCTCCCGAGCCGATTGCGCTCAAGGTTCTTCGCCCTCAAGTCGGCGCACGCCACGATGTGCGCGCCTTCTTCCGCAACGAGGCCGAGGCGCTTCGCGCGCTCTCGCACCCGAACATCGTGCGCTTCCACGAGCTGTTCGAGTGGCCCCCGCCCCGATCCATGCCGCCACTTTCGCTCGGCGCGCGCGAGCTCGCGAGCGGAACGTCGTCCTTGGCGCTGGCCATGGAGTACGTCGACGGCGACACCTTGGAGCAAGTGATCGCGCGGCACGTGGCCCGCGCGCAGCTGCGCGGGCCGGGTGCTTTGCCGGGCATGCCGTTTCGCCGTGCTTGGTACTATTTCCAGCAGCTCCTTGGCGCGCTGGCGGCCACGCACGCCCTGGGCATCGTCCACCGCGACGTGAAGCCATCGAACATCTTGATTCGCCGCGACGGGATCGTGAAGCTCACCGACTATGGCATCGCCCGGTTCGATCAACCGAACGCCCCCGACGAGAGCAACCTCGCCCCCGGCACCGGCGCGTACATGTCGCCGGAGCAAGTGCTCTCGCAGCCGGTGGACGGCCGGAGCGATCTCTACTCGGCCGCCATCGTCCTCTACGAGATGCTGAGCGGGCGCACGCCGTTCACCACCGAGAACAAGAGCGAGTTCTGGATTCGCCAAGAGCAAGTCACCCGCTCCCCGCCGCCCATTCGCACGTTGGTCGCGCAGGCGCCTCCCATCCTGGACGCCCTCTTCTTCCGCGCCCTGGCAAAAGACAAAACGATGCGCTTCGACAGCGCCATCGAAATGGGAAACGCCTTCCGCGAAGCCATGGGTCTGCCCGACACCGACGAGTGGCGCGCGCAAGCGCAAATCGCCAAGGACGCCGTCATTCCGGCCTCCGCCCCCCTGGCCGCGGAAGCCGAACGCCAAGCGCGCCTCGGCACCTTGCGCGATTTCCTCGTCAAGAAGTACCCGACCTTGGCGATGACGGCCGCGTAACGCGCGTCACCGGCTCGAGGGGCACGCACCGTCCATCCGACACGTTCCCCCGCGCCGCCCATCCGACACGCTCCCCCGCGCCGCCCATCCGACACGTTCCCCCGCGCCGCCCATCCGACACGTTCCCCCGCGCCGCCCATCCGACACGTTCCCCCGCGCCGCCCATCCGACACGTTCCCCCGCGCCGCCCATCCGACACGTTCCCCCGCGCCGCCCATCCGACACGTTCCCCCGCGCCGCCCATCCGACACGTTCCCCCGCGCCGCCCATCCGACACGTTCCCCCGCGCCGCCCATCCGACCGCGCGCCTCGTCGATGAACGCCGCAGTCTTCGCGCACGATGCCATCGAGGCATGGCCCGCCGGCGCGCCGCGCTAGTGCGCGTGCGCTTTGGATCGGTACGTCACCCCGAGCTCATGGAACAGGAACGCGTACGTCTGCGCGTCTTCCTCGGCGCGCTTGAAGACGTTGGTGCCCATGCCGTGGCCGGCGTCCATCCACGTGCGCAAGAGCACGGGCGCGGACGACGTGGTGAGGTCTTGCAACTTGGCGGCAAAGGCGCGCGCGTCCGCGGGGTCGACGCGACCGTCGGTCGCGCCGGAGAGGAGCAGCACCGCAGGGTAGGCCGCGGGCTTGAGGTTTTGATACGGCGAGTAGGCGAGCAGCTTGGGCCGCACCTCGGGATCGCGCAGCGAGCCGTACTCCGTCATGTTGAAGCGACCGTTGGGCCACGTTTCGGTTCGCACCATGTCGATGATGGGAACGCCCGCGACCACCGCCCGAACGAGATTGGGGCGCTGCGCGAGCACGGCCCCCATGAGCAGACCACCGTTGGAGCGGCCCGTGATGGCGAGCTTGGAGGTCGACGTGTAGCCCGCCGCGACCAAACGCTCGGCGCAGGCGATGAAGTCGTCGAACACGTTCTGCTTCCGCCCGAGCTTTCCCCCCACGTGCCACGCCTCGCCGTTGTCGCCGCCACCGCGAATGTGCGCGACCGCGAGGACGCCGCCCTGGTCGAACCATACGCGGCGCCGCGCATCGAGGCGCGGGCTCGACGAGACGCCGTAGCCGCCGTACCCGGTGAGCAGCAGCGGGGTCGTCGCCGAGCGCGATACCCCGCGCGGCGCGAGGATCGTGATGGGCACGCGCGTTCCATCGCGCGACGTCGCCACCTCGTCGGAGATCTCCACGTCGTCGAAGCGGGCGGGCGACTCGCCGAAGATGGGCGTCTTGTGCAAATCCAAGGTGCGGGCGTCCAGGCGCTGAATCGACAGCGGCTCCGTGAACGACTCGACCATCACGTAAAGGGCGCCCGCCTCGGTGGCCGTGGCCGCGTTCACCGTGGCGCGCGCCGGGAGGCGAACCTCGCCGCGGAGCTTGCCCGAGCGATCGAAGGCGCGGGCGCGCGAGGAGCCGCGCAGGATGTCGAACACCACCAGCGCATCGCCCGCGACCGCCATGTCCGTGAGCTCGCGATCCGACGGCGGCACGACGACCTTGGCATCGGCGAGACGCCCGCTGCGCAAAGGGACGCGTAGGATCGCGCCGCGCAGATCCCCCTTTCGCGACAGCACGTAGAGCGCATCGGAGGACGCCTTTACCTCGCCCACGGCGTCGGCTTCCTCGGCGAAGCGGCTCCACGCGTACCCCTTGGCGGAAGGTTGCCCCACCAGCCAAAGGCAATCACCGCCGTCCCCGATGCGCACGCGCGCGACGATCGTCCCATCCTTCGCGGGGTGGCCGAGCTCGATCTCCGCAATATCCGGCAGGGGCGCCGCGGCCTCCGGCCGGCCTGGGTCTCTTCGAGACGCGAGCGCCACCCGCTCGTCGCGCTCGATCGGTGCACCGATCGTGTGCCGATAGAGCTCCTGGTACAGCTGCATGTCGGCTTCGGGCCGCTCGCCGGCGGCCGGGTAGCGCGTGTAGAAAATCGACCTTCCGTCGCCCGAAAAGGCCGCGCTCCCACCGCCGGTGGGATACTGGACCCGCGGAATCGGACCATCGATCCGTTTGCCGGTCGCCGTATCGAAGATCGAGAGGCTCCCGACCTCGCTGCCGCTCGTCGAGAGCGAGACGGCGACTCGCTTGCCGTCGGCGGAGACCGCGTACCAATCGATCGCCGTCTGCCCGCTCGGATCGAGCACCGCCGGATCGAGCACCACGCGCCCAGCGTCGGGCTTCTCCAGCGCGTCCACCAGCACGAGGGCCGGCTGCGGCGCGGTCGGTGCGCGGCGCAGACCGAAGAAGCCGAGGCGCGAGCTACGGATTTCTTGGAGCGCCGGCTTGGTGCTGCGCGTCAGCTCCTGGAACCGCGCGCGCAGCTCGTCGAGGTGCGCAAAGCCGCGCAGGTTGGCGGTGGTGAAATCGTTCTGCGCGTCGATCCACTTCGTCACCTCGGGATCGGCCGGGTTGCGCAGCCACCCGTACTCGTCGCGAAACGACATGCCGACCATGTCGAACGTCTCGGGGCGCTTCGCCGTGGGCGGGTACGCGAGCCGGCTCGGGGCCGGGGTCGAATCGGCGCGCGGCGGGGGTGCGGCCGCCGGCGCGGGGGCCGGCGTTGCAGAAGGCTCGGACGGAGCCCCTCCACACCCGGCGACGAGAGAGACCAGAGCGAATGCCAAGCGGTGCGCGCGCATGCGATCGCTCATAGGACGGAACGCGCGCACCGACCACTGCCGTGACGATTTTAGGATGGATAATGGCGCATCGACCGTCAAAGCGCGCCATTGCCGCGGGTTACGGCGCCTTGGCCTTTCGGTACGCGACGTGGAGCTCGCGAAGCAAGAACGCATACGTCTGCGCGTCTTCCTCGGCGCGTTTGAAGACGTTGGTGCCCATGCCGTGGCCCGAATCCATCCAGGTGCGCAAGAGCACGGGCGCGGACGAGGTGGTGAGGTCTTGCAGCTTCGCGGTGAAGGCGCGCGCGTCGGCGGGGTTCACGCGGCCATCGGTGGCGCCCGAAATGAGGAGCACGGAGGGGTAGGCCGCGGGCTTTGCGTTTTGGTAGGGCGAGTAGGCGAGCAGCTTGGGCGCCATGTCGGGATCGTGCACCGAGCCGAATTCGGGCGCGTTGAAGCGGCCGTTCGGCCACGTTTCGGAGCGGGCCATGTCGAGCACGGGGACGCCGATGGCGGCAGCGCGCGCCAGATCGGGGCGCTGGGTGAGCACGGCGCCCATGAGGAGGCCGCCGTTGGAGCGGCCGGTGATGGCCA contains these protein-coding regions:
- a CDS encoding RluA family pseudouridine synthase; the protein is MVEKNANEANSEFTVPERLNGERLDRAAAQLATGLSRARLKRAIEGGAVRVNGKRRPKGATVATGDVIAIDTTQVSDADSPAEATPDEPLLVGFEGEGVLVVDKPAGQPTAPLRAGETGALANALVGRYPELAGIGYSAREPGLVHRLDTDTSGLVLVARTKEAFEVLRAALKEDRIEKRYLLLCASADLPDEGSIEFPIANHPKDQRRVYPCIHPRDVMRYAPRPASTFYRVVQRGSPWALVEVTVSRALRHQIRAHFAAIDHPLAGDVLYGGAEIRSLGRHALHASRIAFTGAPGVAKFDVTSPLPPAMASLVTVTADSPDAPEIEQT
- a CDS encoding protein kinase, producing MEPRSSGAGVPGPRSSGALSSGTGAPSSGSETRVSTPSSWEERPPVWAQHPARTSATPQSFMPPQPATPPQSAAPQGAPPQSFTPPQSAAPQGAPAHGAPPQSAAPPMQHTGTRPIPASLPQQATPPPFAVRSPQPATPPQSAALVPQQAQIAAPSQPVPPPVGTHPIPASSSEVRYAPIALGATLERGYGRIVIDGRVGEGGMGIVWRGWLFYTPTGPRGTEPPEPIALKVLRPQVGARHDVRAFFRNEAEALRALSHPNIVRFHELFEWPPPRSMPPLSLGARELASGTSSLALAMEYVDGDTLEQVIARHVARAQLRGPGALPGMPFRRAWYYFQQLLGALAATHALGIVHRDVKPSNILIRRDGIVKLTDYGIARFDQPNAPDESNLAPGTGAYMSPEQVLSQPVDGRSDLYSAAIVLYEMLSGRTPFTTENKSEFWIRQEQVTRSPPPIRTLVAQAPPILDALFFRALAKDKTMRFDSAIEMGNAFREAMGLPDTDEWRAQAQIAKDAVIPASAPLAAEAERQARLGTLRDFLVKKYPTLAMTAA
- a CDS encoding prolyl oligopeptidase family serine peptidase yields the protein MSDRMRAHRLAFALVSLVAGCGGAPSEPSATPAPAPAAAPPPRADSTPAPSRLAYPPTAKRPETFDMVGMSFRDEYGWLRNPADPEVTKWIDAQNDFTTANLRGFAHLDELRARFQELTRSTKPALQEIRSSRLGFFGLRRAPTAPQPALVLVDALEKPDAGRVVLDPAVLDPSGQTAIDWYAVSADGKRVAVSLSTSGSEVGSLSIFDTATGKRIDGPIPRVQYPTGGGSAAFSGDGRSIFYTRYPAAGERPEADMQLYQELYRHTIGAPIERDERVALASRRDPGRPEAAAPLPDIAEIELGHPAKDGTIVARVRIGDGGDCLWLVGQPSAKGYAWSRFAEEADAVGEVKASSDALYVLSRKGDLRGAILRVPLRSGRLADAKVVVPPSDRELTDMAVAGDALVVFDILRGSSRARAFDRSGKLRGEVRLPARATVNAATATEAGALYVMVESFTEPLSIQRLDARTLDLHKTPIFGESPARFDDVEISDEVATSRDGTRVPITILAPRGVSRSATTPLLLTGYGGYGVSSSPRLDARRRVWFDQGGVLAVAHIRGGGDNGEAWHVGGKLGRKQNVFDDFIACAERLVAAGYTSTSKLAITGRSNGGLLMGAVLAQRPNLVRAVVAGVPIIDMVRTETWPNGRFNMTEYGSLRDPEVRPKLLAYSPYQNLKPAAYPAVLLLSGATDGRVDPADARAFAAKLQDLTTSSAPVLLRTWMDAGHGMGTNVFKRAEEDAQTYAFLFHELGVTYRSKAHAH